The following are from one region of the Pseudomonas putida genome:
- a CDS encoding sensor domain-containing diguanylate cyclase — MPHTKHGLRLDLRTLILVLCALTAVVMLCASYFASYRVQRQLLIDQALEANRVYAMKLATITETFIGNALQQLSFSAGVQGRQLGDAVALQAETERVLNQSLAFNSTFVIDANGVLLAISPAPLRHLVGKHMQSPGVQAALQARGPLVSTPYVTAANNLVVALSQPIFDSNGRYLGYVSGSLYLREHNILNSLLGEHFYKDGSYLYVVDRNRRLLYHPDSQRVGTVVEGNALIDQLTTLGSGTRQLTNSLGVEMLAGFATVPSTGWGVVAQQPLTQTLRPLSNLILNVVGTSVPLALVGSVLLWWLAMTIARPLWQLAAGARSMDRAGTAERLHGVRAWYFEAAELKRALLFGLNLLQERIGRLNRDAQTDPLTGLGNRRSLEFSLSLLEAEGRAFSAIVLDVDHFKRVNDCHGHEMGDQVLRRLAELMRRCCREGDLLCRTGGEEFLMLLPGASLDVAAVVAERLRVTVQDTPVEPVGAVTVSLGVAHWDGKPESEPGDALSEADQALYRAKQEGRNRVVVG, encoded by the coding sequence TTGCCACACACCAAGCACGGATTGCGCCTGGATTTACGCACACTCATTCTGGTGCTCTGCGCCCTTACCGCCGTGGTCATGTTGTGCGCCAGCTATTTCGCCAGCTACCGGGTGCAGCGCCAGCTGCTGATCGACCAAGCCCTGGAAGCCAACCGGGTGTATGCGATGAAGCTGGCCACCATCACCGAGACCTTTATCGGCAACGCCCTGCAGCAGCTGTCGTTCAGCGCTGGCGTGCAAGGCCGGCAGCTCGGTGATGCCGTCGCCCTGCAGGCAGAGACCGAGCGCGTCCTGAACCAGAGCCTGGCCTTCAACTCCACATTCGTGATCGATGCCAACGGGGTGCTGCTGGCGATTTCCCCCGCCCCGTTGCGGCACCTGGTCGGCAAGCACATGCAGTCGCCCGGTGTTCAAGCGGCGCTGCAGGCGCGCGGGCCACTGGTATCGACGCCTTACGTGACGGCGGCCAACAACCTGGTGGTGGCGCTGTCGCAGCCCATTTTCGACAGCAATGGCCGCTATCTGGGATATGTCAGCGGTAGCCTGTACCTGCGTGAACACAACATCCTCAACAGCCTGCTGGGCGAGCACTTCTACAAGGACGGTTCCTACCTGTACGTGGTCGACCGCAACCGCCGTCTGCTGTACCACCCCGACAGCCAGCGCGTGGGTACGGTGGTTGAAGGGAACGCATTGATCGACCAGCTGACGACCCTGGGCAGCGGCACCCGGCAGTTGACCAACAGCCTCGGCGTGGAAATGCTCGCCGGGTTCGCCACCGTGCCCAGCACCGGTTGGGGCGTGGTGGCGCAGCAGCCGCTGACTCAGACGTTGAGGCCGCTGAGCAACCTGATTCTCAACGTGGTCGGCACCTCCGTACCGTTGGCGCTGGTGGGCAGCGTGCTGCTGTGGTGGCTGGCCATGACCATTGCCCGGCCGTTGTGGCAGCTTGCCGCCGGCGCCCGCTCGATGGACCGTGCCGGCACTGCCGAGCGCCTGCATGGGGTACGGGCCTGGTACTTCGAGGCGGCCGAGCTCAAGCGCGCGCTGCTGTTTGGGCTCAACCTGCTGCAGGAACGTATCGGCCGGCTCAACCGCGACGCCCAGACCGACCCGCTGACCGGGCTGGGCAACCGCCGTAGCCTGGAGTTCAGCCTGTCGTTGCTGGAAGCCGAGGGCCGGGCGTTTTCGGCGATCGTGCTGGATGTTGACCACTTCAAGCGGGTAAATGACTGCCATGGGCATGAAATGGGAGACCAGGTACTGCGCCGGCTCGCCGAGCTGATGCGCCGCTGCTGCCGCGAGGGCGACCTGCTGTGTCGCACCGGCGGCGAAGAGTTCCTGATGCTGTTGCCGGGGGCCAGCCTGGACGTTGCAGCGGTGGTGGCCGAGCGACTGCGCGTGACGGTGCAGGATACACCGGTGGAGCCGGTGGGCGCGGTGACGGTGTCGCTGGGGGTGGCCCACTGGGATGGCAAGCCCGAGAGCGAACCGGGGGATGCGTTGAGCGAAGCTGACCAAGCGCTTTACCGGGCCAAGCAGGAGGGGCGTAATCGGGTAGTTGTTGGCTGA
- a CDS encoding MFS transporter, which produces MPAPHEVSPATLRRVIAASAIGNFVEWFDFAVYGFLATLIASQFFASEDASVALLKTFAVFAVAFALRPLGGIVFGALGDRLGRKRILSLTILLMAGSTTLIGLLPTYASIGLAAPALLTLARCLQGFSAGGEYAGACAYLMEHAPNDKRAFYGSFVPVSTFSAFACAAVIAYGLEASLSVEAMNAWGWRIPFLIAAPLGLVGLYLRWRMEETPAFREAIAQGNEHEHSPLKETLRNHGRTIRNLGAFISLTALSFYMFTTYFATYLQLVGNLTRAQSLLVTTVALLFAAVGCPLAGAFSDRVGRRKTIGFTCLWVMLCVFPAYWLASSGSMSGALLGVVLLAVGALCSGVVTAALLSESFPTRTRYTASAITYNVAYTLFGGTAPLVATWLIGQTGSSLAPAFYLVVIALVALVGGLALPETSRISLHDEAGTESARPGARSTV; this is translated from the coding sequence ATGCCCGCACCTCACGAGGTATCCCCCGCCACCCTGCGCCGGGTGATCGCCGCCTCGGCCATCGGCAATTTCGTCGAATGGTTCGACTTCGCCGTCTACGGCTTTCTCGCAACCCTGATCGCCAGCCAGTTCTTCGCCAGCGAAGACGCCAGTGTGGCCTTGCTCAAGACCTTTGCGGTGTTCGCCGTAGCCTTCGCCCTGCGCCCGCTGGGCGGCATCGTGTTCGGCGCGCTGGGTGACCGCCTGGGGCGCAAGCGTATCCTGTCGCTGACCATCCTGCTGATGGCTGGCTCCACTACCCTGATCGGCCTGCTGCCGACCTACGCCAGCATCGGCCTGGCAGCCCCCGCACTGCTGACCCTGGCGCGCTGCCTGCAGGGCTTTTCCGCCGGTGGCGAGTATGCCGGTGCCTGCGCCTACCTGATGGAGCACGCGCCCAACGACAAGCGCGCCTTCTATGGCAGCTTCGTACCGGTCTCGACCTTTTCCGCCTTTGCCTGCGCGGCGGTGATCGCCTATGGCCTGGAAGCCAGCCTGTCGGTCGAAGCGATGAATGCCTGGGGCTGGCGCATCCCGTTCCTGATCGCCGCCCCGCTGGGACTGGTCGGCCTGTACCTGCGCTGGCGCATGGAAGAAACCCCGGCGTTCCGCGAAGCCATTGCCCAGGGCAACGAGCATGAACATTCGCCGCTCAAGGAAACCCTGCGCAACCATGGCCGAACGATCCGCAACCTGGGGGCCTTCATTTCGCTGACCGCGCTGTCGTTCTACATGTTCACCACCTACTTCGCCACCTACCTGCAACTGGTCGGCAACCTGACCCGCGCGCAATCGCTGCTGGTGACCACCGTGGCCCTGCTGTTCGCCGCCGTCGGCTGCCCGCTGGCCGGCGCGTTCTCGGACCGCGTCGGGCGGCGCAAGACCATCGGCTTTACCTGCCTGTGGGTGATGCTGTGCGTTTTCCCCGCGTACTGGCTCGCCAGCTCCGGCTCGATGTCCGGCGCGCTGCTAGGGGTGGTCCTGCTGGCGGTGGGGGCATTGTGCAGTGGTGTGGTCACGGCGGCATTGCTGTCGGAAAGCTTCCCCACCCGTACCCGCTATACCGCTTCGGCGATTACCTACAACGTGGCCTATACGCTGTTTGGCGGCACCGCGCCGTTGGTGGCGACCTGGCTGATCGGGCAGACCGGCAGCAGCCTGGCCCCGGCGTTCTACCTGGTGGTGATAGCACTGGTGGCGTTGGTGGGTGGGTTGGCGTTGCCGGAAACTTCGCGGATTTCGTTGCATGATGAGGCGGGAACGGAGAGTGCGCGGCCCGGAGCCCGTAGTACCGTTTGA
- a CDS encoding iron ABC transporter permease: MMRLFPCIAVALAALLIALLAGTAIGESNLSPGVVGQVLANHLWQAGYPVDPIDAGIIWNYRLTRTLVAAACGAGLAICGVILQALLRNPLAEPYLLGLSAGASTGAVLVGLLGLGSVALSMSGGAFIGALAAFALVLVLARAAGPSSNNAQVILAGIAGSQLFNALTALLITKSATAEQARGILFWLLGNLSGVRWPSVWLAVPVALFGLVVCLWHRRVLDAFTFGADSAASLGIPVRRTQLLLISCAALVTAVMVSIVGAIGFVGLVIPHALRLLLGPGHSRLLPASALGGALFLVAADILSRTLIPGQVIPVGVVTALLGAPVFALILISRRGRP; encoded by the coding sequence ATGATGCGCCTGTTCCCCTGCATCGCTGTTGCCCTGGCCGCTCTGTTGATAGCCCTGCTGGCCGGCACCGCCATCGGTGAGAGCAACCTGTCACCCGGCGTGGTCGGCCAGGTGCTGGCCAACCACCTGTGGCAGGCCGGCTACCCGGTCGACCCGATCGATGCCGGCATCATCTGGAACTACCGCCTGACCCGCACTTTGGTTGCGGCGGCCTGTGGGGCCGGCCTGGCCATCTGCGGCGTGATCCTTCAGGCGCTGTTGCGCAACCCGTTGGCCGAGCCTTACCTGCTGGGGCTGTCTGCCGGTGCCTCGACCGGTGCGGTGCTGGTCGGCCTGCTGGGCCTTGGTAGCGTGGCGCTGAGCATGTCCGGCGGCGCTTTCATTGGCGCCTTGGCAGCGTTTGCCCTGGTGCTGGTGCTGGCCCGCGCAGCCGGCCCCAGCAGCAACAACGCCCAGGTGATTCTCGCCGGGATCGCCGGCTCGCAACTGTTCAACGCCCTCACCGCCCTTCTCATCACCAAGTCGGCTACCGCCGAGCAGGCGCGCGGCATCCTGTTCTGGCTGCTGGGCAACCTTAGCGGCGTGCGGTGGCCTTCGGTGTGGCTGGCCGTGCCAGTGGCGCTGTTCGGGCTGGTGGTGTGCCTGTGGCACCGCCGTGTGCTGGATGCCTTCACCTTCGGTGCCGACTCGGCGGCGTCGCTGGGTATCCCGGTGCGGCGCACCCAGTTGCTGCTGATCAGCTGCGCGGCGCTGGTGACCGCGGTGATGGTATCCATCGTCGGCGCCATCGGTTTTGTCGGGCTGGTGATTCCCCATGCCCTGCGCCTGCTGCTCGGCCCCGGGCATAGCCGCCTGCTGCCCGCCAGCGCACTGGGCGGGGCACTGTTCCTGGTTGCCGCCGACATCCTGTCGCGCACCTTGATCCCCGGCCAGGTGATCCCCGTTGGTGTGGTCACCGCACTGCTCGGCGCACCGGTCTTCGCGTTGATCCTGATTAGCCGCCGGGGGCGCCCATGA
- a CDS encoding ABC transporter ATP-binding protein: MTVMTAVRVAPLSCQRLGLQLAGNTVLSDIELSVVTGETLGIVGPNGSGKSSLLKVLAGLRRPGSGSVQLLGEPLAQLPRRRVAQALALVEQQADTLDAISVFDAVALGRTPWLSALAPFSREDRAIVEQALADLDALHLRTRLWGSLSGGERQRVHIARALAQRPQVLLLDEPTNHLDIQHQLGLLQQVQALPVTTLVALHDLNQALTCDRIAVLDKGRLVALGKPLEVLTPERLLSTFGVHAHYLIDPFDGARILRFRAP, from the coding sequence ATGACAGTCATGACGGCGGTACGGGTGGCCCCCTTGAGTTGCCAGCGCCTGGGGCTGCAGCTGGCCGGCAATACCGTACTCAGCGACATCGAACTGAGCGTTGTCACCGGTGAAACCCTGGGCATCGTCGGCCCCAACGGCTCCGGCAAATCCTCGCTGCTGAAGGTGCTGGCCGGGCTGCGCAGGCCAGGCAGCGGCAGCGTGCAGTTGCTGGGCGAGCCACTGGCACAGTTACCGCGCCGCCGTGTCGCCCAGGCCCTCGCGCTGGTCGAACAGCAGGCCGATACCCTTGATGCGATCAGCGTGTTCGACGCCGTTGCCCTGGGCCGCACGCCCTGGTTGTCGGCGCTGGCGCCATTCTCCCGGGAAGACCGCGCGATCGTCGAGCAGGCCCTGGCCGACCTCGACGCCCTGCACCTGCGCACACGCTTGTGGGGGTCGCTGTCCGGTGGCGAGCGCCAGCGCGTGCACATCGCCCGAGCCCTGGCACAGCGGCCCCAGGTGCTACTGCTGGACGAGCCGACCAACCACCTCGATATCCAGCACCAGCTAGGCCTGCTGCAACAGGTGCAAGCCCTGCCGGTGACCACCCTGGTGGCCCTGCACGACCTCAACCAGGCGCTTACCTGCGACCGCATCGCGGTGCTCGACAAGGGCCGCCTGGTCGCCCTCGGCAAACCGCTCGAGGTGCTCACCCCCGAGCGCCTGCTGAGCACCTTCGGCGTGCACGCCCACTATCTCATCGACCCCTTCGACGGCGCGCGCATCCTGCGTTTTCGCGCCCCCTGA
- a CDS encoding ABC transporter substrate-binding protein yields the protein MLPRLATLLAGLGLTGLAQSAATHYPLTLDNCGKPQTFAQAPQRAVTIGQAGTEMLYALGLGDKLAGTSLWFNNVLPEYQAQNDKVPRLADNEPSFEAVVGKRPQLVTVQFEWMVGAQGAVGTREQFDELNIPTYLLPSDCEGKDNLVGADGTRLQAFQVESIYRSVSQLAAIFDVPDRGTALNAELKGRLDSAKAQLAGKDLSTTSALFWFSSADLHIDPYVAGRQGVADFMLRTLGVRNVVESSEEWPTVGWETLAKANPTWLIIARMDRRRYPADDYRKKLAFLRSDPVTRNMDAVKHDRIIILDADAMQAGIRLFRGLQILSAAFASGKAAQ from the coding sequence ATGCTGCCCCGTTTAGCCACCCTGCTCGCTGGCCTCGGCCTCACCGGCCTGGCCCAGTCTGCTGCCACCCACTACCCGCTGACGCTCGACAACTGCGGCAAGCCGCAAACCTTCGCCCAGGCACCGCAGCGCGCGGTCACCATCGGCCAGGCCGGTACCGAGATGCTCTACGCGCTGGGGCTGGGCGACAAACTGGCGGGCACCTCGCTGTGGTTCAACAATGTGCTGCCCGAGTACCAGGCGCAGAACGACAAGGTGCCGCGCCTGGCGGACAATGAGCCCAGCTTCGAGGCGGTGGTAGGCAAACGCCCGCAGCTGGTGACGGTGCAGTTCGAATGGATGGTCGGTGCCCAGGGCGCAGTCGGCACCCGGGAACAGTTCGACGAACTGAACATCCCCACCTACCTGTTACCGTCGGACTGCGAAGGCAAGGACAACCTGGTGGGCGCCGACGGCACCCGCCTGCAGGCGTTCCAGGTCGAGAGCATCTACAGGAGCGTCAGCCAGCTGGCGGCAATCTTCGACGTGCCAGACCGTGGCACGGCCCTGAACGCCGAGCTCAAAGGCCGCCTGGACAGTGCCAAGGCGCAACTGGCCGGCAAGGACCTGTCCACCACCTCGGCGCTGTTCTGGTTCTCCAGCGCCGACCTGCACATCGACCCCTACGTGGCGGGACGCCAGGGGGTCGCCGATTTCATGCTGCGCACCCTCGGCGTGCGCAACGTGGTCGAATCCAGCGAAGAGTGGCCGACCGTTGGCTGGGAAACCCTGGCCAAGGCCAACCCCACCTGGCTGATCATCGCCCGCATGGACCGCCGCCGCTACCCCGCGGACGACTACCGGAAGAAGCTGGCATTCCTGCGCAGCGACCCGGTAACGCGCAACATGGATGCGGTGAAGCACGACCGCATCATCATCCTCGATGCCGACGCCATGCAGGCCGGCATTCGCCTGTTCCGCGGCCTGCAGATACTGTCCGCAGCCTTCGCCAGCGGTAAAGCAGCCCAATGA
- a CDS encoding ParA family protein: protein MRRVVFNQKGGVGKSSIACNLAAASAAEGYRTLLVDLDPQANATYYLTGLVNDAIPSGIADFFRQTLSPVTAAGKKHRVAITETRYRNLHLVTASPDLSDLQGKLESKFKINKLRKLLVELGEDYERIYIDTPPALNFYTFSALVAAERLLIPFDCDSFSRQALHCVMAEVEELRQDHNPALQVEGVVVNQFAGRTALHQTRLEQLRCEGMPVLPVYLSSSIKMRESHQASVPLVHLAPRHKLALEFVDLLDVLERAA from the coding sequence ATGCGTCGTGTGGTTTTCAATCAGAAAGGTGGTGTCGGAAAGTCCAGCATCGCCTGCAACCTTGCCGCTGCCAGTGCCGCCGAAGGCTACCGAACCTTGCTGGTCGACCTTGACCCGCAGGCCAATGCCACCTATTACCTGACCGGCCTGGTCAATGACGCCATTCCTTCCGGCATCGCCGATTTCTTCCGCCAGACCTTGTCGCCAGTGACAGCTGCCGGCAAGAAGCACCGGGTGGCGATTACCGAAACCCGCTACCGCAACCTGCACTTGGTGACCGCCAGCCCCGACCTCAGTGACCTGCAAGGCAAGCTGGAGAGCAAGTTCAAGATCAACAAGCTGCGCAAGCTGCTGGTGGAACTGGGCGAGGACTACGAGCGGATCTACATCGACACCCCGCCGGCGCTCAACTTCTATACCTTCAGTGCGCTGGTGGCGGCCGAGCGGCTGTTGATCCCGTTCGACTGCGACAGCTTCTCGCGCCAGGCCCTGCACTGCGTCATGGCCGAGGTCGAAGAACTGCGCCAGGACCACAACCCGGCCCTGCAGGTGGAAGGTGTGGTGGTCAACCAGTTCGCCGGGCGCACCGCGCTGCACCAGACTCGGCTCGAGCAATTGCGCTGTGAAGGCATGCCGGTGCTGCCGGTGTACCTGAGCAGTTCGATCAAGATGCGTGAATCGCACCAGGCCTCGGTGCCGCTGGTGCATCTGGCGCCGCGGCATAAATTGGCGCTGGAGTTTGTCGATTTGCTGGATGTACTGGAGCGTGCGGCCTGA
- a CDS encoding DUF2946 family protein encodes MKTTRHTRMLTAWTLYASVLFSLVLCGLHHGQMGGLRLAGLEGGFCSINSEHGVAIDLDGAGSDQHMAQLDCPVCSSFGLAVPLSSSGWSFTPAQTVASSPIVVRSWAQPPPRDQRPALNPRASPATFPAAVLHFA; translated from the coding sequence ATGAAAACCACCCGACACACCCGCATGCTGACCGCCTGGACGCTCTACGCCAGCGTCCTGTTCAGCCTTGTGCTGTGCGGCCTGCACCATGGCCAGATGGGTGGCCTGCGCCTGGCCGGACTGGAAGGCGGTTTCTGCTCGATCAACAGCGAGCACGGCGTAGCCATCGACCTGGATGGCGCCGGCAGCGATCAGCACATGGCCCAGCTCGACTGCCCGGTGTGCTCCTCGTTCGGCCTGGCCGTACCGCTCAGCAGCAGCGGCTGGTCGTTCACCCCGGCACAAACCGTGGCCAGCTCGCCCATCGTGGTGCGCAGCTGGGCACAACCGCCGCCACGCGATCAACGCCCCGCACTCAATCCCCGCGCCTCCCCTGCCACCTTCCCCGCAGCCGTACTTCATTTCGCCTGA
- a CDS encoding OprD family porin, with translation MPRPVALLLASTLLAPAALAESAQSQSNGFVEDGRWSLLNRSVFDQRDYKHGGRNSAARNAYKPRNERNGKAEEWAYGLMGTFQSGFTQGLIGVGVDAHAYLGVQLDSGGGRAGKARLLGLDNEGHPKNEYSRAGAALKLRLSNTVLAYGEQRVKTPVFSSSDSRLLPETATGFFLASNEFDNLKLVAGHFNESTDRNASSHDQGFVVNYSNGRQGNSFDLAGVSWNPGAGFSGSIYTSRYQDSWNQHYLGSTLSHALDERRSLSLDLNLYRTTDTGKALSGRIDNTTWSLVSRYNHGPHGFSLGWQQVDGNTPFDYVTRGAIFIANAVQMSDFNAPNEKSWQARYDLNMGAYGVPGLNLTALYVRGFAIDGTHVDPAGGYAYLGYGKGGKHWERDLEARYVVQDGKAKGTVFSLRHDVHRGNTAQAELDGDQIRLAVEWPLGGGF, from the coding sequence ATGCCGCGCCCTGTCGCCCTGCTGCTCGCCAGCACCCTGCTAGCGCCGGCTGCGCTGGCCGAATCTGCCCAGTCGCAAAGCAACGGTTTTGTCGAAGATGGCCGCTGGAGCCTGCTCAACCGCAGCGTATTCGACCAGCGCGACTACAAACATGGCGGGCGCAACAGTGCCGCGCGCAACGCTTACAAGCCGCGCAATGAACGTAACGGCAAGGCCGAGGAATGGGCCTATGGGCTGATGGGCACCTTCCAGTCCGGCTTCACCCAGGGCTTGATCGGTGTCGGGGTCGATGCCCACGCCTACCTCGGCGTGCAACTTGACAGCGGCGGCGGGCGCGCGGGCAAGGCGCGCTTGCTCGGGCTGGATAACGAGGGGCACCCGAAAAACGAATACAGCCGTGCCGGCGCGGCACTGAAACTGCGCCTGTCCAATACGGTGCTGGCCTACGGTGAGCAACGGGTCAAGACCCCGGTGTTCAGCTCCTCGGACAGCCGCCTGCTGCCCGAGACTGCCACCGGTTTCTTCCTCGCCAGCAACGAATTCGACAATCTCAAGCTGGTGGCCGGACACTTCAACGAGAGTACCGACCGCAATGCCTCCAGCCACGATCAGGGCTTCGTGGTCAACTACTCCAACGGCCGCCAGGGCAACAGCTTCGACCTGGCCGGTGTGTCGTGGAACCCAGGCGCCGGCTTCAGCGGCAGCATTTACACCTCACGCTACCAGGACAGCTGGAACCAGCACTACCTGGGCAGCACCCTCAGCCATGCCCTGGACGAGCGCCGCAGTCTCAGCCTCGACCTCAACCTGTACCGCACCACCGACACCGGCAAGGCGCTGTCCGGGCGCATCGACAACACCACCTGGAGCCTGGTCTCGCGCTATAACCATGGGCCGCACGGCTTCAGCCTGGGCTGGCAGCAAGTGGACGGCAACACGCCATTCGACTACGTGACGCGGGGGGCGATCTTCATCGCCAACGCGGTGCAGATGTCGGACTTCAACGCGCCGAACGAGAAATCGTGGCAGGCGCGCTATGACCTGAACATGGGCGCCTACGGCGTGCCAGGATTGAACCTGACGGCACTATATGTGCGCGGTTTCGCTATCGACGGCACCCACGTCGACCCTGCGGGCGGGTATGCGTACCTGGGGTATGGCAAGGGCGGCAAACATTGGGAGCGGGACCTTGAGGCGCGGTATGTGGTGCAGGATGGCAAGGCCAAAGGCACCGTGTTTTCGCTGCGCCATGACGTGCATCGGGGCAATACGGCGCAGGCGGAGCTGGATGGCGACCAGATACGGTTGGCGGTGGAATGGCCGTTGGGGGGCGGGTTCTGA
- a CDS encoding TonB-dependent receptor: MLRNTSLVLLMGTCNLAWADAAPVELSATTIDGERDAASGVQLDEPIRTGSRLGLTARETPASVSVSDRHLIEERGANDSQDVINAMTGVNASANPGFGGFVAYRGFTQNQVTQLYNGINLGYSSATRPVDAWVLDRVELIGGPSSFLHGAGAVGGSINYITKLAGRDQQTLDGRIRLGSFDDSEVAFGINQALASNPADARHFMRLDFSRGHGNGYVDRNERHTDSLAFSLLSDLTPNLTHTLALEYQEDREDSPYWGSPILPGRSTMKIANSRRFENYNVGDGRYEQRVRWLRSILDYQFSDSTSVHNTLYHYNAQRDYRNLERYSYTDDGKVRRSSPYLQRHDQNLLGDRIELRHDNQLFGLASQWSLGLEYSRMRQTLYPTSSSWSDVVDAEHFAPGSFDDIPGVNAGLTKQRRHEVTNRALFAENRLQLTERLALLTALRYDYLDMQVTNYGAVTPTSPAFFERRWEPLSGRIGLTYALTPSASVYAQYSTSADLPAGSLAAATYSNVGLFDLSKGEQWEVGSKFDFLDGRGAATLALYQIVRKDFAVRDSNDANLTVQAGQQTSRGVELSGRLQVTPKLLAEANYAYVDAHYDAFNEAVNGVSVSRKGNAPVNVPANVANLWLTYSLTPAWSVGADGRYVGSVYADNANSLKAPAYSLFGAFARYRLDEHTTLTGRVRNLTDEVYAKQAYNSQYYMGPPRTFELALDMRF, encoded by the coding sequence ATGCTTCGCAATACCTCCCTGGTGCTGCTCATGGGCACCTGCAACCTTGCCTGGGCGGACGCTGCCCCGGTAGAACTGAGCGCCACCACCATCGACGGTGAACGCGACGCCGCCAGCGGCGTGCAACTGGACGAGCCGATCCGCACCGGCTCGCGCCTGGGCCTTACCGCGCGGGAAACGCCGGCCTCGGTCAGTGTCTCGGACCGCCACCTGATCGAAGAACGCGGCGCCAACGACAGCCAGGACGTGATCAACGCCATGACCGGCGTCAACGCCTCGGCCAACCCTGGCTTCGGCGGCTTCGTCGCCTATCGTGGCTTCACCCAGAACCAGGTTACCCAGTTGTACAACGGCATAAACCTGGGCTACAGCAGCGCCACCCGGCCAGTGGATGCCTGGGTACTCGACCGCGTCGAACTGATTGGCGGGCCGTCGTCGTTCCTGCACGGTGCGGGCGCGGTGGGCGGCTCGATCAACTACATCACCAAATTGGCCGGCCGCGATCAGCAAACCCTCGACGGCCGTATCCGCCTTGGCAGCTTCGACGACAGCGAAGTGGCGTTCGGCATCAACCAGGCACTGGCCAGCAACCCCGCCGATGCCCGCCACTTCATGCGCCTGGACTTCAGCCGCGGGCATGGCAACGGCTACGTCGACCGCAACGAACGGCACACCGACAGCCTGGCCTTCTCGTTGCTGAGCGACCTCACGCCCAACCTCACTCACACCCTGGCGCTGGAGTACCAGGAAGACCGCGAAGACAGCCCCTACTGGGGTTCGCCGATCCTGCCCGGGCGCAGCACGATGAAAATCGCCAACAGCCGCCGCTTTGAAAACTACAACGTCGGCGACGGCCGCTACGAGCAGCGGGTACGCTGGCTGCGCTCGATCCTTGACTACCAGTTCAGCGACAGCACCAGCGTGCACAACACGCTGTACCACTACAACGCCCAACGTGATTACCGCAACCTCGAACGCTACAGCTACACCGACGATGGCAAGGTACGGCGCAGCAGCCCTTACCTGCAACGCCACGACCAGAACCTGCTGGGCGACCGCATCGAGCTGCGCCACGACAACCAGCTGTTCGGCCTGGCCAGCCAGTGGTCACTGGGGCTGGAGTACTCGCGCATGCGCCAGACCCTCTACCCCACCTCGAGCAGCTGGAGCGACGTGGTCGATGCCGAGCACTTCGCCCCCGGCAGCTTCGACGACATCCCCGGGGTGAATGCCGGCCTGACCAAGCAACGCCGCCACGAGGTGACCAACCGCGCGCTGTTTGCCGAAAACCGCCTGCAGCTCACCGAACGCCTGGCCCTGCTCACTGCCCTGCGCTACGACTACCTGGACATGCAAGTGACCAACTACGGCGCGGTAACGCCAACCTCGCCGGCGTTCTTCGAACGGCGCTGGGAACCGCTTTCCGGGCGTATCGGCCTGACCTATGCGCTGACGCCGTCCGCCAGCGTCTATGCGCAGTACAGTACCTCTGCCGACCTGCCAGCCGGCTCGCTGGCAGCAGCGACCTACTCCAACGTCGGGCTGTTCGACCTGTCCAAGGGCGAACAGTGGGAAGTGGGCAGCAAGTTCGACTTTCTCGACGGGCGCGGGGCGGCCACGCTGGCGCTGTACCAGATCGTGCGCAAGGACTTTGCCGTGCGCGACTCCAACGACGCCAACCTCACGGTCCAGGCCGGGCAGCAGACCTCACGTGGTGTCGAGCTGTCCGGGCGCCTGCAGGTGACGCCGAAGCTGCTGGCCGAGGCCAACTATGCCTATGTCGATGCGCATTACGACGCGTTCAACGAGGCAGTCAACGGCGTATCGGTTTCGCGCAAGGGCAACGCACCGGTGAACGTACCCGCCAACGTCGCCAACCTCTGGCTGACCTATAGCCTGACCCCGGCGTGGTCGGTGGGGGCTGACGGGCGCTACGTGGGCTCGGTGTATGCCGACAATGCCAACAGCTTGAAGGCCCCGGCCTACAGCCTGTTCGGCGCGTTTGCCCGCTACCGCCTGGATGAGCACACCACGCTGACCGGGCGGGTACGCAACCTGACCGACGAGGTGTATGCCAAGCAGGCCTACAATAGCCAGTACTACATGGGGCCACCGCGTACCTTCGAACTGGCGCTGGACATGCGTTTCTGA